A stretch of the Rosa rugosa chromosome 5, drRosRugo1.1, whole genome shotgun sequence genome encodes the following:
- the LOC133712127 gene encoding lipid phosphate phosphatase 2-like isoform X2, which yields MGWRNLGSLFPYFRNIFNFQVQGDQLGTYTIKSHGAAVAKNHKHDWLILVLLGLIEIVLYIIQPFHRFVGKDMMTDLKYPMKANTVPVWAVPMYAVLVPIAIFLFFYARRKDVYDLHHSILGLLFAVLVTAVITDSIKNGVGRPRPDFFWRCFPDGIDNYDKWGDVVCHGKAKDIKEGHKSFPSGHTSWSFAGLGFLAFYLSGKIKVFDRKGHVAKLCIVSLPLLVASLVAVSRVSDYWHHWQDVFAGGLLGFVVAAFCYRQFFPAPYHDQGWGPYAYFQALEETRSNSSSASTANALSVQVMGVQNVTQPVPAQNGVAFSSYASNQYTSLKLDEMESGRR from the exons ATGGGTTGGCGGAATCTTGGATCCCTTTTTCCTTATTTCCGCAATATCTTTAACTTCCAG GTGCAGGGTGATCAACTGGGCACGTACACCATCAAGTCTCATGGAGCCGCGGTTGCCAAGAACCACAAGCATGACTGGCTCATACTCGTGCTTCTTGGTTTGATCGAGATAGTCTTGTATATCATTCAACCTTTCCACCGTTTTGTGGGGAAGGATATGATGACTGACCTCAAGTACCCCATGAAAGCAAACACTGTCCCTGTTTGGGCTGTTCCT ATGTATGCAGTCTTGGTTCCTattgccatttttcttttcttctatgCGCGTAGGAAAGATGTGTATGATCTTCACCACAGCATTCTTG GCCTGTTATTTGCTGTGTTGGTTACTGCTGTCATTACTGATTCAATAAAAAATGGAGTTGGGCGTCCTAGACCAGATTTCTTTTGGCGTTGCTTTCCTGATGGAATCGAT AATTATGATAAGTGGGGAGATGTGGTGTGCCATGGTAAGGCCAAGGACATAAAGGAAGGACATAAGAGTTTCCCGAGTGGCCATACTTCAT GGTCCTTTGCAGGCTTAGGCTTCCTTGCCTTCTACTTGAGTGGAAAGATTAAAGTTTTTGATCGAAAAGGGCATGTTGCGAAACTATGCATTGTCTCCCTTCCTCTACTGGTTGCATCTCTCGTTGCAGTGTCCAGAGTATCTGACTATTGGCACCATTGGCAAGATGTGTTTGCTGGAGGTCTTTTAG GATTTGTTGTGGCTGCATTTTGCTACCGGCAGTTCTTCCCTGCCCCTTATCATGATCAAG GATGGGGTCCTTATGCATATTTCCAAGCATTGGAGGAGACGCGTAGCAATTCAAGCTCGGCGTCCACTGCAAATGCACTCAGTGTGCaggtcatgggagttcagaaCGTTACTCAACCTGTTCCTGCACAAAATGGTGTTGCATTTTCGTCATATGCTTCAAATCAATATACAAGCCTTAAGCTAGATGAAATGGAATCTGGGAGGAGGTGA
- the LOC133712127 gene encoding lipid phosphate phosphatase 2-like isoform X1 — MGWRNLGSLFPYFRNIFNFQQVQGDQLGTYTIKSHGAAVAKNHKHDWLILVLLGLIEIVLYIIQPFHRFVGKDMMTDLKYPMKANTVPVWAVPMYAVLVPIAIFLFFYARRKDVYDLHHSILGLLFAVLVTAVITDSIKNGVGRPRPDFFWRCFPDGIDNYDKWGDVVCHGKAKDIKEGHKSFPSGHTSWSFAGLGFLAFYLSGKIKVFDRKGHVAKLCIVSLPLLVASLVAVSRVSDYWHHWQDVFAGGLLGFVVAAFCYRQFFPAPYHDQGWGPYAYFQALEETRSNSSSASTANALSVQVMGVQNVTQPVPAQNGVAFSSYASNQYTSLKLDEMESGRR; from the exons ATGGGTTGGCGGAATCTTGGATCCCTTTTTCCTTATTTCCGCAATATCTTTAACTTCCAG CAGGTGCAGGGTGATCAACTGGGCACGTACACCATCAAGTCTCATGGAGCCGCGGTTGCCAAGAACCACAAGCATGACTGGCTCATACTCGTGCTTCTTGGTTTGATCGAGATAGTCTTGTATATCATTCAACCTTTCCACCGTTTTGTGGGGAAGGATATGATGACTGACCTCAAGTACCCCATGAAAGCAAACACTGTCCCTGTTTGGGCTGTTCCT ATGTATGCAGTCTTGGTTCCTattgccatttttcttttcttctatgCGCGTAGGAAAGATGTGTATGATCTTCACCACAGCATTCTTG GCCTGTTATTTGCTGTGTTGGTTACTGCTGTCATTACTGATTCAATAAAAAATGGAGTTGGGCGTCCTAGACCAGATTTCTTTTGGCGTTGCTTTCCTGATGGAATCGAT AATTATGATAAGTGGGGAGATGTGGTGTGCCATGGTAAGGCCAAGGACATAAAGGAAGGACATAAGAGTTTCCCGAGTGGCCATACTTCAT GGTCCTTTGCAGGCTTAGGCTTCCTTGCCTTCTACTTGAGTGGAAAGATTAAAGTTTTTGATCGAAAAGGGCATGTTGCGAAACTATGCATTGTCTCCCTTCCTCTACTGGTTGCATCTCTCGTTGCAGTGTCCAGAGTATCTGACTATTGGCACCATTGGCAAGATGTGTTTGCTGGAGGTCTTTTAG GATTTGTTGTGGCTGCATTTTGCTACCGGCAGTTCTTCCCTGCCCCTTATCATGATCAAG GATGGGGTCCTTATGCATATTTCCAAGCATTGGAGGAGACGCGTAGCAATTCAAGCTCGGCGTCCACTGCAAATGCACTCAGTGTGCaggtcatgggagttcagaaCGTTACTCAACCTGTTCCTGCACAAAATGGTGTTGCATTTTCGTCATATGCTTCAAATCAATATACAAGCCTTAAGCTAGATGAAATGGAATCTGGGAGGAGGTGA
- the LOC133708292 gene encoding chromatin modification-related protein eaf-1 — translation MEPPAAAAPLQTHYADSLDSSPRSRNTDSWDDPLPPASRLRLMCSYGGHIVPRPHDKSLCYVGGDTRIVVVDRNTSLADLSNRLAKTLLNNRPFTLKYQLPSEDLDSLISVTTDEDLDNMIDEFDRTASHNSSAKPARIRLFLFPLKPDSAQSMGPLDMPTKSDDWFLSALNGSSAMLNRGFSDSASVNCLLGLDDDGGGGAANNSDSRGGDAEASAAANCKNGKPDVHSVPDSPMLENSSSFGSTSSSPSLANLPPIRVHVEDSGGSSHGGNRAQDQKVGIEEQFAQMTVGLVGQQQKQDDGGGFVVLSSPPPLPTTIVPSSAPVSSSLAPDYLNRVVSDDERSDHGGYRKPLPPQPQQQGVPPQSQPKSTGIFDLPSPDSVSSDHSLSNAAISRPKPVIYQEPVAQIPAVTPTRFPGNLVDPKVNVSDPNTRVQLQQQVQDSGYVLQAQYDQQLQQQQLQQQLQQQQQFIHPGAQYMHHHPAGSVPIQAYYPVYPSQQQHQQQQHQQQQHQQQQQHHHHPQLDQQQQYQVYYMPARQAQPYSNLPLQQPLQSNISEAAAATIASSRSQPPPNPMLSPTAAYSQIRNAPIAKPEIAAGVYRTTTTAAPPSLVQVPPTQHQPQQQYVGYAQVHHPSQSTVPTSTGAANYAYEYADASHAQHAQVYYTQPLAPAMTSQYQTMTAAAAMGLPEVSTQLPNDNIKQQQQR, via the exons ATGGAGCCaccggcggcggcggcgccacTCCAGACTCACTACGCCGACTCGCTGGACTCGTCGCCGAGGTCCCGAAACACCGACTCCTGGGACGACCCGCTCCCGCCGGCGTCCAGGCTCCGGCTGATGTGCAGCTACGGTGGCCACATCGTGCCGCGGCCCCACGACAAGTCGTTGTGCTACGTCGGCGGCGACACTCGAATCGTCGTCGTGGACAGGAACACTTCGCTTGCGGACCTCTCGAATCGTCTGGCGAAGACGCTTTTGAATAACCGGCCGTTCACGCTGAAATACCAGTTGCCGAGTGAGGACCTGGACTCGTTGATCTCCGTGACGACCGACGAGGATTTGGATAATATGATCGACGAGTTTGACCGGACGGCGAGCCACAATTCGTCGGCGAAGCCGGCGCGGATTCGGCTGTTTCTGTTTCCGCTGAAGCCGGATTCAGCGCAGTCGATGGGGCCCCTCGATATGCCGACCAAGTCGGACGACTGGTTCCTCAGCGCGCTCAACGGCTCGTCGGCGATGCTCAACCGCGGCTTCTCCGACTCCGCCTCCGTCAACTGCTTGCTCGGCCTAGACGacgacggcggcggcggcgcggcGAACAATTCGGATTCGAGAGGAGGAGACGCCGAGGCTTCTGCGGCGGCGAATTGCAAGAACGGGAAACCGGACGTTCACTCTGTCCCCGATTCGCCGATGCTCGAGAActcgtcgtcgtttgggtcaaCATCGTCGTCTCCGTCGCTGGCGAATTTGCCTCCGATTCGGGTCCACGTGGAAGACAGCGGTGGGAGCAGTCACGGTGGGAATAGAGCGCAGGATCAGAAGGTTGGGATTGAAGAGCAGTTTGCTCAGATGACGGTGGGTTTGGTTGGGCAGCAGCAGAAGCAAGACGATGGCGGCGGCTTTGTGGTGCTGTCTTCACCGCCGCCGTTGCCGACTACTATTGTGCCTTCCTCTGCGCCGGTGAGTTCTTCTTTGGCCCCTGATTACCTGAATCGGGTCGTCTCCGATGACGAACGATCCGATCACGGTGGATATCGGAAACCGCTTCCTCCTCAGCCTCAGCAACAGGGTGTACCGCCTCAGTCTCAGCCCAAATCAACCGGAATTTTTGATTTGCCGTCGCCAGATTCAGTGTCAAG TGATCATAGTTTATCAAATGCTGCCATATCTCGCCCAAAACCTGTAATTTATCAAGAACCAGTTGCTCAAATACCCGCGGTAACCCCCACAAGGTTTCCTGGAAACCTTGTTGATCCGAAAGTTAATGTCTCCGATCCAAACACTCGGGTTCAGTTGCAACAACAGGTTCAGGATTCCGGGTATGTATTGCAAGCCCAATATGATCAACAACTACAACAGCAGCAACTACAACAACAactacaacaacagcaacaattTATACACCCTGGTGCACAGTACATGCATCATCACCCTGCTGGGTCTGTGCCAATTCAGGCATACTACCCTGTATATCCTTCTCAGCAGCAgcaccagcagcagcagcaccagcagcaacaacaccagcagcaacagcaacacCACCATCATCCTCAGCTCGATCAGCAGCAGCAATACCAGGTTTATTACATGCCCGCAAGACAGGCCCAACCTTACAGCAACTTGCCCCTGCAGCAACCGCTGCAGTCCAACATTAGTGAAGCTGCTGCTGCTACTATTGCTTCTAGCCGGTCTCAACCTCCTCCCAATCCAATGCTCTCTCCTACCGCAGCTTACAGCCAGATAAGGAATGCCCCCATTGCCAAACCCGAAATTGCTGCTGGTGTGTACAGGACAACAACTACAGCTGCTCCTCCATCTCTGGTTCAAGTTCCTCCTACTCAGCATCAGCCTCAGCAACAATATGTTGGTTACGCACAGGTTCATCACCCGTCTCAATCAACTGTTCCTACTTCGACAGGTGCTGCTAATTATGCCTATGAATATGCCGATGCTTCTCATGCTCAGCATGCCCAGGTATACTATACTCAGCCTCTAGCACCCGCAATGACTTCTCAGTACCAAACCATGACAGCCGCAGCTGCCATGGGGCTGCCGGAAGTTTCAACTCAGCTTCCTAATGACAACAtcaagcagcagcagcagcgaTGA